A section of the Salmo salar chromosome ssa05, Ssal_v3.1, whole genome shotgun sequence genome encodes:
- the LOC106605169 gene encoding sialic acid-binding Ig-like lectin 5 isoform X2, with translation MWVLIWAALLFSLAERATSETLTQKPSVLTPPLTEGEPATLTCTAPGICSGTPPNITWTWRGTGDNITELRDNTTIQKREDLTSVTTTHFSTLTFTPSANDHSTKVTCLVTFNGSVTTKKTLTLNVTYVKEPNISGNNTVREGDTLNLTCSVDSYPPSSSNINWSNTGSTALEQKNSGLAALVVSNLTRELAGDYVCTAQHLNRTLTASTVVTVMYRPVMLNGSGCVVQAEVMTCVCVAQGVPLPIIEWPLLELNTEKYSLTTSVFGSSVNSTISLPVRNQTNNTTVECVSRNVLVGVREKLQVTQKESPEKQGEKEGEDRALLSDLKQITAFVIGAALSATICCIFLCFTGKCKRQKQRISKDSDSKSPFINLEIVACEDQQMDAGRAVRGEQTPLQVVLREGAENVGPQTSGAAGKSSTREEPNEVDYASINYSLLKKKTPEEAEKKTTTTESEYAKIKQEKKKEGDEDGGEGSGMMMMGKDEEKENGKPAAETDEDTALYSNVKAIMGGGE, from the exons CTCTGACCCAGAAGCCCTCAGTGTTGACTCCTCCTCTGACAGAGGGAGAACCAGCTACTCTGACCTGCACTGCCCCAGGGATCTGCTCTGGAACCCCTCCTAACATCACATggacatggagagggacaggagacaacATCACTGAGCTCAGAGACAACACCACTATACAAAAGAGAGAGGATCTGACCAGCGTCACAACAACCCACTTCTCAACTTTGACCTTTACCCCCTCAGCTAACGATCACAGCACCAAGGTCACATGTCTGGTGACCTTCAATGGCAGTGTCACCACTAAGAAGACACTGACATTGAATGTGACAT ATGTGAAGGAACCCAATATCTCTGGTAATAACACAGTGAGAGAGGGTGACACCCTGAATCTGACCTGCAGTGTTGACAGCTACCCACCATCATCATCAAATATCAACTGGAGTAATACCGGGTCAACAGCTTTGGAACAGAAAAACTCTGGACTGGCCGCTCTAGTTGTCTCTAACTTGACAAGAGAACTTGCTGGGGATTATGTGTGTACAGCTCAACACCTCAACAGGACTCTGACAGCTTCCACTGTTGTAACTGTGATGT ATCGTCCTGTGATGCTCAATGGCTCTGGGTGTGTGGTCCAGGCAGAGGtcatgacctgtgtgtgtgttgctcaggGTGTTCCCTTACCCATAATAGAGTGGCCACTGCTGGAGCTCAACACAGAGAAGTACAGCCTCACTACATCAGTGTTCGGGTCCTCAGTGAACAGCACCATCAGCCTGCCTGTTAGAAACCAGACCAACAACACCActgtggagtgtgtcagcagaaatgtgttggtaggAGTGAGAGAGAAGTTGCAGGTCACGCAAAAAGAGAGCCCAGAAAAGCAAGGAG AAAAAGAAGGGGAAGACAGAGCTTTGCTGTCGGACCTAAAACAGATTACTGCATTTGTGATTGGTGCAGCTCTCTCAGCCACCATCTGTTGTATCTTCCTGTGTTTCACAGGGAAATGTAAAAG ACAAAAACAGAGGATCTCAAAGGACTCAGACTCCAAAAGCCCTTTCATAAACCTGGAGATTGTGGCATGTGAAGACCAACAG ATGGATGCAGGACGGGCTGTGCGGGGTGAACAGACCCCTCTGCAGGTGGTgctgagggagggagctgaaaaCGTAGGGCCCCAGACCAGTGGAGCCGCGGGAAAATCTTCCACAAGGGAAGAACCAAATGAAGTGGACTACGCCAGTATCAACTACTCCCTGCTGAAGAAGAAGACTCCTGAGGAGGCAGAGAAGAAGACCACCACAACAGAGTCAGAGTACGCCAAAATCAAAcaagagaagaagaaagaaggggatgaagatggaggagaggggagtggaatgatgatgatggggaaggATGAGGAGAAAGAGAACGGTAAGCCGGCAGCAGAGACAGATGAGGATACAGCACTTTACTCCAACGTAAAGGCTATAATGGGTGGTGGTGAGTGA